The region tgtcattatatgtgaccaagtttacaggaaaaataataaacttgtaatatggtaattatttttaaaaagtgttctcagaaacgagctatcatgcgtgaagattcatgactttcaagccaaatggtcaatcttatggccacactcatggcatagtttgttcaaatgatctcatattgtgcacaagggtgcatcttggaattacaaacaatgttgcctaagggagttttcattttctttgcacggaaaattcattttccattttctgagtgcccgaaatgagtttttttttttgtgaatgacctaccatatatttgttgcaaattgaaccaaatcaattttctaaaatactagaccatatttaatgcacaattgacaaaatggttgggtgtcaaaagttttgatccacctctggtgaaaaagacaaattcccgccgattcagtaggaagcgggtcaaatttgaactgcagttgcctcatagtttgctatttattttttccaaaaattatttttagttatataagtacctatttaatcataaatacatgatttggtggcgatacgtcgagtttTGGACGTTGGCCAAGGGCCCCAACTCtatagcgcgtaaactcgcatgcgccccgtgtgaccgtggcgttgccatgtgttctgggcggcctaggcatgtctagtgggttgggcactccccaggtaggtgctagaaagaaaatcacaacataagattctcacgaggagaccgatcgatgctcaaacatgaataagcagccaagtgtttgattagcggtacaggaaatgcacatggccaatggacgtgagttttggctgagaatgatcagttactaagaaggccgtcttcacaaatttttagctcaaaaggaggagcctaggtggtacttgctttgcaaagtaccacactggacataaatacgaatgttgaagctgggctcaaaataatgaatggattgagctggcatttggtggaggatggttatttggacataggaaagcaccgtagaaaatggataccatttggacatgccaaagtggtacttccttcacaaagtgtttttctgaacaaaataggaaaatgaatatttttgaattatttttgaactaggtaaggaaggttttttatatatttgacgaagatatgacccaaacaatttatgagatttttttgggaattttgggaatgacagaattataggttgcttcacaacctagggcaaaaactatcacatggacatgacacataggcaaaactgatgaggtggcgcctagtcatagcaacccaccacaatttacaaggttatgaccatctatattggtcatgatcagctagaaataaggcggatctgctttatgaccatttcgtgtaaggaaattacgacatttctgaccaaaatggtcgttatagtttagggtttggagccccccgaacagcttttgaccaattagtttgaaatggtcatagatctatgaccgatTCTTCCAGGTCActcacagaaggtcactagttaacatatttcttgtagtgaaataGCATCAATGGCCGCCTTAACCACCTCCACCGGGGATGTCAGAATCAGTGCCATGAAGATCAATAGCTCCCAGATTCAGGCCTGGGTAGGCATTGTAATTTAAGTGGTGAAAGAAATGCATTACACTTTATAAAAGTAAAACAGGGCATTGTATTTTCAAATCCTAAGAGTAAAGGATTTTTGAACAAGGTGAAAATTGCTCTAGGCTGCTTGGGGATTCCTGATTCCTTAAGCAACATATATACAACGTTCACTTATTCGACAGAAAGCATTAAGCTCGAAGACGTTTAAGGAAATATATTGAAAGAATTACAAACAAATCACTCATGGACTGGATACATGGAGGCTTCAAAGAGGTGGTGTACACCGTCGAGCAGGGACATACACGCAGTTACATGACGGAGCAGGCGGGCGGGCTCTCCTCGCAGATGACCATCGGCGTGCACGGCATGGGCATCGGCTGCTGGTACGGCGGGTAGGCCGGGCACTGGCACGTGGGCGCCGGCGCCAGAGGGGGCGGCTTGGAGTGGCCCTCGCAGCACGGCGTACCGCAGCCACACGGCCACGCCGATGGGTACGGCAGCGGGTACGGGTACGCGTACGGGACCAGCTGGTTGCACGGGGCTGGCTTGGTCTCGGGCTTCTCGTCTTGCTTCTTCTGCTTGGGAGGGTCGTCCTTCGGCTTGGctaccaccggcggcttgacgaccTCAATGTTCTTGATGACGTTGCTGGCCTTGCACCAGAGCTTGCATGTCAGCTTGTCGGCGTCGAAGGGCCCCGACACGAGCACCCGTTTATCCTCGTACACGATCTTCTCGATGACAAACTTGCCTCGGTCCTGGATGGAGGATAGGACCCTCTGAATCTTGGCGCTGCAGCGGCTGCACCCCATGTCCACCGTGATGCTCAACGTCGGCATCTTCTGCACATCAAGATACACCTCGGCTCAGGAACGGCTGCGCCCACGATCCAGCGTCATGTTTCTCCTGGTTCTGGATTCAACAAAGCCGAAGGGAGAAGCGCAACAGAAGTAAGCTCACCTTTGCAGAAGCAGAAGAAGTAAGCTCACCTTTGCAGTTCCTTATCGCAAGAAAAACCTTTGAAGATCTTAAGTAGATGCCGGAGAGGAAGTAGTGGAGCTGTGGCCGCTGCGTCCGACCAGGACGAAGGTGTTTATGTTTTCTCCTATGGTTTGCATCTGGTTTGGTGGCGAGATCACGTCGGGACGGATCGGTCTTGAATGCTATtctattcgcaaaaaaaaaaaaatgccATTCTGAAACCCTGGTGCGGCGCGAATAGATGGCGAGCGATCCCCCCGTATCGGGTGTCGGATCACATCTCAACGGTTGACAAATTCTGTTGAACATTTAATGCCGCCGCCGTGAAGCCAGGACATGGAGCGGTGACAATTAGTGGAACGACGAAGAAACAGCAActgtaaaaaataaaaataaataaaatcaacgtTGGCCTATATGCCGAACCGAAATGGATGTTGCCTCTGCATCGACCGGTGTACTGGAATCGCACGTCTTACAAGAGTTTATGCTCCTGCAAAGAAAAGGAAAAGCCAACGACAATTGATGACACGGACGAATTTGTAGGACTAAGAGCCTCTGCATCATGTAGTTGTAATTTAGGGAGCTGCTAATCCGGCGCTCCGCTCCGTCCTGGAGGAGTGGAGTGTTGTCGAATAGGGCCTAGAATGCATAGACATGTTCACGGCAACTATAGCCAAACTCTCATCTAGTTTAACTTCTCAAGAAAGAAGGCGGCATATCGGTTGCGCCTCAAATTTGAGCGGCCGAAGCCACTTCTCAGCAAAAAAGATTCCCTTTGTGGCTTGGATGTCACTCTCCCTAGCTCGGTTGCCTCCACGCAGGCACCAACTTTCTTGCCTCCGCCGCTTTCCTTTCCCCCGTCGGCCACCGTGCAGCCCCCGCCATCCTCCTGGCACACTTTGATTGACCACCGCCTACCGACATCATGTGAATCGATGAATCTAGTCATGGCTGCTACCATGAGCTCGTAGATGAGGAGGGCCACCCCGTATTCGCATTTCGTCCGCCCGAATACCCGCCGCCACCTCCCGCTCGAGATCCATGTCTCAGTCATCGCTGCTGCTGGAGAAGTACCGGCATGCGGCCTAGGGCGATTCGGCAGTGGAGATCCACAATTCGAACATGCGGAGAAGCGGTGGCTCCACACATACCAGTCCGTGTTGCAGGCGGCGTGTGGTATGTCGCTACTCGCCCGGGCGAAGGTGGCCCCGCCCAGGACTTCATCGAGCCTCCCGCTAGAGAGGTCTCCCGCGCTGAGGAGGAGCAGGACTGCTTGAAATTTAATCAGCTCGAGGCCGAGCTATCGACAAGACCTATATGGCTTAGCCCATCGCAAAGAATCCGGAGCTAGTCACCGCGAAAGAAGAGTGGCCCGATTCCAAGAAGCGTGGCAACAACGCCGATGAAGCCGGACCCTCTGGCTTTCCGACTCCGGCGTGAATTGGGACGAGATCTTCAACGATGATGAGCAATTTAAAGTTGTCTAGTTATGCTATGTAGTTTAAAGTATGCTAGGTGGTGATAAACCATCTAATTATGCAATGTATGATGTGCTACCTTTATTTAATTATGAAATCGAGTAATTTAAATTTGTGTTTGAAATATGCAGAATATTTTTAGGGAGTTCAACTTTAAGAGTTAAGCTAGGAACCACTTTTTATTGAGGAGATAAGATTTGAAACAGCTTTTGAAGGGCTAAATTTTGAGGGTTCGACTAGAGATGCCCATAGAAACGCAACGCTTTTTACCAACTAACACATGGTTGCCTTTCAAACTTGAGAGCATCATCTCTATTATTTTGAAAGTGtagcaaaaataatatataagtttaagtataacatatattttattggaTTCCACAAAatttgatgtggagcatcctacggacatcaccatgtcaagagtctgtttggcaagtgacacgtgcgacctctacttctcatacataaaggtgaatcttctcctttacacgtgttcacttgaccccttcgaggatggtatagtacttgacactccactcatgtgcatgcataggcattgccggagcttcacggacgacgaggaggagtgcaagcgccaaggaacacctacaccatccgcgagggaagcgtggaagagaagacggaagaaaggagaagaagatggaGCGGCTACTGGAGTCAGGCCGGACGTCCGGACGTCCGTCCGGATCATCTGGACCTCCCCCAGATCAACTGGATAACTGCGTCGACGACATCCGAAGCTTCAccatgaagccggatcatccggcccTTGCCTGCGCGCATGACTTGGGTCAAGGCCCGTGTACCCATTCgccccttgggctataaatagacctcctccacctcGTTTCTAGgggaagcaaatatgatagctcattcttaggtgagctttgctcctacctcctcctcttgagagagagagaccactcccatggagttcaagacctccatgtgagaagatcccgagggattcaagccccccttcgtgggaagatccttctaggattcaagcccccatctccGTTGGATTTGGGATGGACTCTAGCTTGTATATTTCtcattgttgttcatgtaccttgtggatcttgtgtgtttgattgtctggtggatgtgtgattggactcgtTCTTGAGTGTTTTCGCTTGTGATTTCTCTCTGTTTTTCCCTGTGTTCAtcatgttcttcgagggatcccactccaatcgtgaaagatcaggcGTCTAGGGTTCTATCCTACATCAAAATTATTCTAGGTCCACAACAATTGTTAAGTCATAAAGAATATTGCCAGAATCTAAGTAGAGCACGCGTGCTACTTAGGGCTTTTGTGATGCCAAATTTGCCATGTACTTAGGGCATCTTCAACTTTGTGCATCAAACCGTCTGTAAATATCCGGATTGTGTGGTTTGTGCACTTTGTGCCCTCCAATATCGTCCATCAATCGTTCGTGGGCAGGCCCACACGTCCGGCTTTCTGTAAACTGGAAGAAAAGTTGGGGGGTATCTGGGTGTCTGAACCTCCGTCACATAGGCGTCCGACACCCCTGACCCACACAAAACCATATCTCTTTTCCTTCCCCAACCAATACTCCTCTCTCCGCGTCGCATTCATGTTGGTCCAAAGCGGACGTGATCGGTATTCGACGGTCTGACCGCCGCTCGCTCTTGGCGTTGTGTTCATGTCGGTCCAAATCGAGCATGACCGGATGGGCGACAAGACAGATTCCTATGACATTCAAGCAGGCTACAGTCTGTCCGTCTGGCAAGCATTCACGCTGGCGCGACGAATGAGAAGTCATTGCTCCACCTAGTCGGCGTATTCAAGACATTGCTCCGCTCCCCTGGGCACCCATTATTTAAATTGCGCTTCGCCTGACCGGCACAAACCGCAGCACGTCTGAGCCCCATCTCCCTTCGTCTGACCTCCGTCGGCGCACCACTgctccccttcctcctccttcccatgACTGTCGGCACAATGGCCAAGACTGGATGTGTATTGTTCAAGAATCTCTCACCACGGCACCAGCACGAGACCGCGGAGCTTGTGCATGACTGGGAAGACGAGTGCGCGCACCGCATTGAGGCAGGAATGCCTCCAGCTCGTGGGAGCAGAGATGGAATGATGAGGACCGAACGATGAAGGAGATGTATAATGAGGAGCAGGCGCCCGCTCCAGTCATGGGATTCACCATAGCGCAGACACACTTTGATGCTTTCATGGCGTAGGAGGAGCAGGCGGCTCCATCGGCCTCCATGTTCTGGATGCTGCAGGAGGAGCAGCGGCACAACCTACAACACTGGCTCGTGGAGGGCCAGATCTTGGCCGGGTAGGCCGTTGCAACCATGGTCTTGGAGGATATGGGCTTCATCGATGAGAAGCTTGCACTCTATGAGTTTGTGCGTCACGCTCGCACCATCTGTGGTGAGCGGTGGCTCCACCCCGCCAATGAGGTGGCGGACAACCTCCAAATTCAAGCATATCATAGTGGAGGCAGACACGGAGGTGGCACGCGCATTAGCGAATGGGAGGGCTGCCACCATCGTCAGCTTAGCATTGTTTGTGTCGGGCCGCAATGATGATGAGGCCCGCCCATCCTACTCGACCAACGACCTCACCTCCATGGACTATGTTACGGCCAGGCAGAGGAATCCGACGTGGAATAGTAGGAGGTGGGACACGGACGTGCCCATCCCTGGCAAAAAGCTGGATGTGGGATAGGGACGTGCCCATGGCTGATGAAGAGTATTCTAGGGTTGGACACTTTTGATAGGTAAAAAAATATTGGTATTAAGGAAAATGGCGTGTGCGCTTTTTCCGTGCATCAGGTTTGATGGCCGGTTGTGCTAGCACGGTCCACGGACATGTCCGGATGTTGTTGCTCATGTTTTGTGTGCCCATTTTGATGGACGGTGTTGAAGAAGCCCTTACAATTTGACACTGATGCTAAATTTCTAGGTTTGATTGCTACCATTACTTTTACCCGGGGAAATGGTAAGATaagttttactccctccgttcctaaatatttgtctttttagagatttcaatatgtgactacatacgaagcaaaatgagtgaatcaacattctaaaatatgtctatatacatctgtatgtggttgtccatttgaaatatctaagaagataaatatttagaaacggagggagtataaaattacTAAAACACAGAATAATATATGCGCATCAAAACAGACTAAACGGGACGCTAAAGGGGGAAAAAACTAGGTGCGACATAGTCAAGTACGCCCATGGCGGTAACTAATGGCAGTGCTACTAGGCCAAGGCCTAGTAGCAAGGCGAGGATGGGAAGGGTTGCGCTGACCTTGGGCCCAGTGGGCTGGCTGGTGACAGATCGAGGTCTGGCTGTGGAGTGGTGTAGTTCGGGTGGTCGAAACCACGGGCAGGATTGCTAACTGAGAGGTGATTCTTGCAAGCTTCTATCATCGTAAAGAGTTCCAGCTTTCAGGACCAAAAATGCATAGTTTTAGAGAGAACAAATAATTAGAAAAATAGGTCAGGCTTAAGGTCTTACTTCCAACCGTATACTTGCATTTGTGTTTTCATCTAAATATCCAACTTGGTCCTAGTAGACATCGCTACGTATGTTTTGTCAATGTATATATGTGGGGGTTGCGTCCTAATAATCTCTTGACCGATCAGCAACCTGCATCACAATTCTATTGCCAACCAAGGCACTTACCGTCACGCAGGGATCCTCGACTATGATGGATTCCACCTAACTTCAGATTCTCCATTTAGGCTTCGATTTCCTCCATTAATGGTCCATTGCAAAGGGAAGTAAAATAAACAAAGGGATTTGCAATCTCTTGATTTTGTTAGTCAGTAGTAATAGTATTTCAAATGGGTCAAAAGGACCGGTAAAGGGTCAAAGTGGGCCGTGTACCTGTGGGAGCAGTTCATGGGCAGCTGGGCGTGCTAGAGGATGTCGATATGGATCTGACGGTCCAAATTGCGACGAGTAGGGTTTGGACGGAATGGAGCTAGGGTTTTCGGGTGGAGGTGCTAGATCTGAGAGAGGGGTagggttggctgctgggtttagttAGGTGAGATTTGTTTTCTAGATTTTAGTGTTTTGCCCTAAAATGGAGGAATGATGTTGCATTATATAGTTAGGGGTATGTGGGGCTAGGTGGGCCATTGAGCTATGTTAGGTGAGAGGGAAGGCCAAGCATGTTTAGCAAATTTAGTGCCAAATTTATTTATTATTTAACCGGCTATAGCGACCTCATGTTTAATCATTGGGGAATCAAACAAACTCTGATTGACTTGAAATTTTAAACGTAGCCTCACTAGACTATAAGCCACAAATTATGATTCTTGTGATTCAAGCCATTCAGAGCTCACTCGATATCTATTTTAGAAAATATCTCTATTTGTTGAATAAATAGGGTTTGAACTACGTGTGATAGATAACCTTGGGCTAAAATTGTGAAACAATAATGGTAGCTCACAAAAGTCACAAAAGAGTGGGTGCAAGGTTTGGGGGTGAGTCTCGGACTAGAACATCGAAA is a window of Triticum dicoccoides isolate Atlit2015 ecotype Zavitan chromosome 2B, WEW_v2.0, whole genome shotgun sequence DNA encoding:
- the LOC119364153 gene encoding protein PYRICULARIA ORYZAE RESISTANCE 21-like: MPTLSITVDMGCSRCSAKIQRVLSSIQDRGKFVIEKIVYEDKRVLVSGPFDADKLTCKLWCKASNVIKNIEVVKPPVVAKPKDDPPKQKKQDEKPETKPAPCNQLVPYAYPYPLPYPSAWPCGCGTPCCEGHSKPPPLAPAPTCQCPAYPPYQQPMPMPCTPMVICEESPPACSVM